One part of the Lycium ferocissimum isolate CSIRO_LF1 chromosome 8, AGI_CSIRO_Lferr_CH_V1, whole genome shotgun sequence genome encodes these proteins:
- the LOC132067413 gene encoding uncharacterized protein LOC132067413, with protein MAGKNNYTVYNSNETSWADQWDPEPAKYEYTSFDKKSTGNNGSSKISSKVGDTFGKTKSVASTGVKKVKSGATAGFQWIKDKCHKPNQEKLGQASR; from the coding sequence ATGGCTGGAAAAAACAACTACACAGTGTACAATTCGAACGAGACATCATGGGCAGATCAATGGGATCCAGAGCCAGCAAAATATGAGTACACAAGTTTTGACAAGAAAAGTACTGGAAATAATGGTTCTTCCAAGATTTCCAGTAAAGTTGGAGACACTTTTGGGAAAACTAAATCTGTAGCATCAACAGGGGTTAAGAAAGTAAAATCAGGTGCCACAGCTGGTTTTCAATGGATTAAAGACAAGTGTCATAAGCCTAACCAAGAAAAGCTTGGCCAAGCATCACGGTAA